From a single Lolium rigidum isolate FL_2022 chromosome 7, APGP_CSIRO_Lrig_0.1, whole genome shotgun sequence genomic region:
- the LOC124671262 gene encoding G-type lectin S-receptor-like serine/threonine-protein kinase B120, with translation MASRSRTESDPAASSSAAAIGARFSRWPPPAVTLSSLPVARHNSSEEPHTTSVGSGRMKKMALQGKSCIPIFILLSFGSLCRSDDQLTNAKPLSSADTLVSKAGDFALGFFSPSDSNASLYLGIWYNNIPGRTVVWTANREDPIPTSSSPMLAITNSSGLVLSDSRGRATWSTKNNITATGVAAVLLDTGNFVLQYLNGTIIWQSFDHPTDTLLPSMRFLLSYGAHYAERLVAWKGPDDPSSGDFSCSGDPASPDIQFVTWNKTRPYYRMTVSDGVSVNGGMYVNNGTRTTVNIGDLFYFMFTISNSSDFMRIKLDYTGKLQYLRWNTQSSSWTLIAEIPTAPCDLYSSCGPSSYCDFTRTVPTCQCLDGFEPDGNNVSRGCRRIAAIKCGTPSHFVALPRMKIPDNFLHIRNRSFDQCEAECSRNCSCTAYAYAHLNSPGAMADPSRCLVWSGELVDTGKYQEAGENVYLRLSDSPGMHHTFPVLCDVSDAVAVRRNRKSVKIVLPTVVCSLMVTCVVFVMICKYKASKHQKTEIKKRPMLGYLRSFSETGVESAEFPFVSFEDIVAATDNFADSKQIGRGGFGKVYKGMLEGVKEVAIKRLSKDSGQGVEEFKNEIVLIAKLQHKNLVRLIGCCIHRDERLLIYEYLPNKSLDAFLFDATRHHVLNWPARFKIIQGVARGLLYLHQDSRLTIIHRDLKASNVLLDSEMTPKISDFGMARIFGGNQQQENTTHVVGTYGYMSPEYAMRGDFSVKSDTYSFGILLLEIAWRLWKDGKAAELMQSSVSESCPLHEAVRCIHVGLLCVQDDPDDRPLMSSVIFMLGNEIVLLPAPKRPAYFALRHSETQEGSSNVLSITTLDGR, from the exons ATGGCGTCAAGGTCCCGCACCGAGAGCGACCCGGCGGCGTCGTCCTCGGCAGCGGCGATCGGCGCGCGCTTCTCGCGGTGGCCACCGCCGGCCGTG ACTTTGTCTTCACTCCCTGTAGCCAGGCACAATTCTTCTGAAGAACCACATACAACCTCAGTTGGTTCCGGGAGGATGAAGAAGATGGCCTTACAAGGCAAGTCCTGCATTCCTATTTTCATCCTCCTATCCTTTGGTTCACTCTGTAGGTCCGATGACCAGCTCACGAATGCAAAGCCGCTCTCCTCCGCCGACACGCTCGTCTCCAAGGCCGGGGACTTTGCGCTCGGCTTCTTCTCTCCGAGCGACTCCAACGCCAGCTTATACCTTGGCATATGGTACAACAACATCCCCGGCCGGACCGTCGTGTGGACCGCCAACCGCGAGGACCCGATCCCCACCTCTTCATCCCCCATGCTCGCCATCACCAACAGTTCTGGCCTGGTGTTGTCTGACTCCCGAGGCCGCGCTACTTGGTCAACGAAGAACAACATCACTGCCACCGGAGTTGCTGCAGTGCTGCTCGACACCGGTAACTTTGTCCTCCAGTATTTAAACGGCACAATCATATGGCAGAGTTTCGATCATCCCACCGACACCCTCCTTCCAAGCATGAGGTTTTTGTTGAGCTACGGGGCCCACTATGCCGAGCGCCTTGTTGCTTGGAAGGGCCCTGATGATCCTTCGTCTGGGGACTTCTCCTGCAGCGGTGACCCTGCCTCTCCGGATATCCAGTTTGTCACCTGGAACAAGACCAGGCCATACTACCGCATGACCGTGTCGGATGGCGTATCAGTGAATGGTGGCATGTACGTGAACAACGGCACCCGGACGACCGTCAACATAGGGGACCTGTTCTACTTCATGTTCACAATCTCTAACAGCTCAGACTTCATGCGCATCAAGCTTGACTACACTGGCAAGCTGCAGTATCTTCGCTGGAACACGCAGTCATCATCGTGGACACTCATTGCTGAAATCCCTACTGCTCCATGTGACCTCTATTCCTCGTGTGGCCCATCGAGCTATTGCGACTTCACTCGGACTGTCCCAACATGCCAGTGCCTTGATGGGTTTGAGCCTGATGGTAATAATGTTTCTAGAGGATGTAGGCGAATAGCAGCAATAAAATGCGGCACACCAAGTCATTTTGTGGCCTTGCCTAGGATGAAAATTCCAGACAATTTCTTGCATATACGCAATAGAAGCTTCGATCAGTGTGAAGCCGAGTGCAGCCGCAACTGCTCATGCACAGCTTACGCTTATGCCCACTTGAACagtccaggtgctatggctgaccCATCAAGGTGCTTGGTTTGGTCAGGGGAGCTTGTTGACACCGGAAAATATCAAGAAGCTGGCGAGAATGTGTACCTCCGGCTTTCCGACTCCCCTGGTATGCACCACACCTTTCCAGTCTTAT GTGATGTATCGGATGCAGTGGCAGTTCGAAGGAATAGGAAATCGGTAAAGATTGTGCTCCCGACCGTAGTATGCTCGCTGATGGTTACATGCGTAGTCTTTGTCATGATATGCAAATACAAAG CAAGCAAACATCAAAAGACGGAAATCAAGAAGAGGCCAATGCTAGGATACCTTCGTTCTTTCAGTGAAACTGGAGTCGAAAGTGCAGAATTTCCTTTTGTTAGCTTCGAGGATATTGTCGCCGCAACTGATAATTTCGCTGATTCTAAGCAAATTGGAAGAGGAGGTTTTGGGAAAGTTTACAAG GGAATGCTGGAAGGTGTCAAGGAAGTTGCTATCAAAAGGCTTAGTAAGGATTCTGGGCAAGGCGTAGAGGAGTTTAAGAATGAAATAGTTCTAATTGCTAAATTGCAGCACAAAAACCTAGTTAGACTGATTGGTTGCTGCATTCATAGAGATGAGAGGTTACTTATCTATGAATACTTACCTAACAAAAGCTTGGATGCCTTCCTTTTTG ATGCTACAAGACACCATGTACTTAATTGGCCTGCACGCTTCAAAATAATTCAGGGAGTAGCGAGAGGTCTTCTCTATCTCCACCAAGATTCAAGGTTAACCATAATTCACAGAGATCTCAAAGCAAGTAATGTCTTGTTGGACTCAGAAATGACTCCCAAAATATCAGACTTTGGTATGGCAAGGATATTTGGTGGAAACCAACAACAAGAAAACACTACCCATGTTGTTGGTACATA TGGTTACATGTCGCCTGAATATGCGATGAGAGGTGACTTTTCTGTAAAATCCGACACCTATAGCTTTGGTATTCTTCTGTTGGAGATT GCATGGAGGCTATGGAAAGATGGAAAAGCAGCAGAATTAATGCAGTCTTCGGTTTCTGAGAGCTGTCCACTTCATGAAGCTGTACGATGTATTCATGTCGGTCTCTTGTGTGTTCAAGATGACCCGGATGATAGGCCGCTCATGTCATCGGTTATTTTTATGTTAGGGAATGAAATCGTCTTGCTCCCTGCACCAAAGCGGCCTGCATATTTTGCTCTGCGACATTCCGAGACCCAGGAAGGTTCTTCAAATGTGCTGAGCATCACAACATTAGACGGTCGTTAG